The Sciurus carolinensis chromosome 18, mSciCar1.2, whole genome shotgun sequence genome contains a region encoding:
- the Meiob gene encoding LOW QUALITY PROTEIN: meiosis-specific with OB domain-containing protein (The sequence of the model RefSeq protein was modified relative to this genomic sequence to represent the inferred CDS: inserted 2 bases in 2 codons; deleted 1 base in 1 codon), which produces MASSFVPKAFTALSDLHPNMANLKIIGVVIGKTDVKGFPDRKNIGSERYTFSFTIRDSPAHFVNATSWGHEDYIRSLSDSFRVGECVMIENPLIQRKEIEREEKFSPATPSNYKLLLSENHSMVKVCSSYEVDTKLLSLIHLPVKESRDYYSLGDIVANGHSLDGRIINVLAAVRSVGEPKCFTTSDRRKGQRCEIKLYDETEPSFTMTCWDNESILLAQRWMPRETVIFASDVRINFDKFRNCMTATVIXKTIITTNPDTPEANILLNFIRENKETNVVADEIDIYLKESINLNTIVDVYTVEQLKVKALRNERKADPFYGILYAYISTLNIDDETMKVVRNRCSSCGYIVNEASNTCATCSKGSSGLQSXFLSFHMLLDLTDHTGTLHSCSLTGSVAEETLGCTVNEFLAMTDEQKTALKWQFLLERSKIYLKFVLSNRARGGLRISILSCKLADPAEASRTLSGQGHV; this is translated from the exons ATGGCAAGCTCTTTTGTACCAAAGGCCTTCACTGCACTTTCAGATCTGCATCCAAATATGGCTAATCTG aaaattatCGGTGTAGTTATTGGGAAAACAGATGTCAAAGGCTTTCCAGACAGAAAGA ATATTGGATCAGAAAGATACACTTTCAGCTTTACCATTCGTGATTCACCAGCCCATTTTGTAAATGCAACATCCTGGGGCCATGAAGATTACATCAGGTCACTCTCTGACAGCTTCAGGGTTGGTGAGTGTG TGATGATTGAAAATCCCCTGatccaaagaaaggaaatagaaagagaagaaaagttcaGCCCTGCAACTCCTAG CAACTATAAACTATTGCTCAGTGAGAATCACTCAATGGTAAAAGTTTGTTCCAGTTATGAAGTGGACACCAAGTTGCTCTCTTTGATACATTTACCTGTTAAAGAGTCTCGAGATTATTACTCATTGGGTGACATTGTTGCAAATGGACACAGTCTGGATGGGAGGATTATTAATGTGCTTGCAGCTGTGAGATCG GTTGGAGAACCAAAATGTTTTACAACCTCAGACCGAAGAAAAGGCCAGAGGTGTGAAATCAAACTCTATGATGAGACAGAACCTTCTTTTACAATGACATG ttGGGATAATGAATCCATTCTACTTGCACAGAGGTGGATGCCACGAGAAACAG TAATATTTGCCTCAGATGTAAGaataaattttgacaaatttcgGAACTGCATGACAGCAACTGTGA TCAAAACCATTATTACGACCAATCCAG ACACACCAGAAGCTAACATCCTACTgaattttataagagaaaataaagaaacaaatgttgTGGCTGATGAGATTgacatttatttgaaagaatCCATAAATT TAAATACAATAGTTGACGTCTATACAGTTGAGCAGTTGAAGGTGAAAGCTTTgaggaatgaaagaaaagcagatcCTTTCTACGGCATTCTTTATGCTTACATTTCTACACTGAACATTGATGATGAAACCATGAAAGTAGTTCGAAATAGATG ttCCAGCTGTGGTTATATTGTTAACGAAGCATCTAACACTTGTGCAACTTGCAGCAAAGGTTCTTCAGGACTTCAGT GTTTTCTCAGTTTCCACATGCTGCTTGATCTTACTGATCAC ACGGGTACCCTCCATTCCTGTAGCCTCACAGGAAGTGTTGCTGAGGAGACCTTGGGCTGCACG GTGAATGAGTTTCTTGCAATGACCGATGAACAGAAAACAGCACTGAAGTGGCAATTTCTTTTGGAAAgaagcaaaatttatttaaaa tTTGTTTTATCAAACCGAGCCAGAGGTGGACTGAGAATCAGCATACTCTCATGTAAGCTTGCAGATCCTGCTGAGGCAAGTAGGACTTTGTCTGGACAAGGACACGTGTAA